One part of the Vogesella sp. LIG4 genome encodes these proteins:
- a CDS encoding diguanylate cyclase — protein sequence MTSFEILHALGTPVWIVQPDVEETLFANRAAQALSGESSIAEMRHGRLSARTHDQLAAYTPQVLAREQVVEIWTVQQQGAPAPLSCRLSALSREGQPDAVLVEGVMSAPATVADAAAPQMERNFHDILFGTNTAPMLLIDPANDGRIVDANESARRFYGYSREEFSCKHTWEINSLGRDVLPVMHEVAKLPGGHKPLNFVHRLADGSLRDVQTYAGPIVLNGRRLMLCVIHDITEQQRLKTELEQAALRDPLTGLWNRRHLLRQLEHARLQKRLLDQDYSLLLLDADHFKDINDRHGHFCGDEVLVQLARTFEARVRGTDSVYRWGGEEFVILLPHTRLESAELVAENLRTTVEQLQQPGLPQVTVSIGVAQHHGDETVESLIKRVDNALYQAKSQGRNRVITV from the coding sequence ATGACGTCGTTCGAAATACTGCATGCGCTTGGCACACCAGTATGGATAGTCCAGCCGGACGTCGAGGAGACGCTGTTTGCCAACCGCGCGGCGCAGGCCCTGTCCGGCGAGTCGAGCATTGCCGAGATGCGCCATGGCCGGCTTTCTGCCCGCACCCACGACCAGTTGGCGGCCTACACGCCCCAGGTACTGGCCCGCGAGCAGGTGGTGGAAATCTGGACAGTGCAGCAGCAGGGCGCACCGGCGCCGCTGTCGTGCCGACTGTCGGCGCTGAGCCGGGAAGGGCAGCCGGATGCCGTGCTGGTGGAAGGCGTGATGTCCGCGCCGGCGACCGTGGCGGATGCCGCCGCGCCACAAATGGAGCGCAACTTCCACGACATCCTGTTCGGCACCAATACCGCCCCCATGCTGCTGATCGACCCGGCCAACGACGGGCGCATCGTCGATGCCAACGAATCGGCACGCCGCTTCTACGGCTACAGTCGCGAGGAATTCAGCTGCAAGCACACCTGGGAGATCAACTCGCTGGGGCGTGATGTGCTGCCGGTGATGCACGAGGTGGCCAAGCTGCCCGGCGGCCACAAGCCGCTGAATTTCGTGCACCGGCTGGCGGATGGCAGCCTGCGCGATGTGCAGACCTATGCCGGCCCCATCGTGCTGAACGGCAGGCGGCTGATGCTGTGCGTGATCCACGACATCACCGAGCAGCAGCGCCTGAAAACCGAGCTGGAGCAGGCCGCGCTGCGCGACCCGCTGACCGGGCTGTGGAACCGCCGCCACCTGTTGCGGCAGCTGGAGCACGCGCGGCTGCAAAAGCGCCTGCTCGATCAGGATTACAGCCTGCTGCTGCTGGATGCCGACCACTTCAAGGACATCAATGACCGTCACGGGCATTTCTGCGGCGACGAAGTGCTGGTGCAACTGGCCAGAACCTTCGAGGCACGGGTGCGCGGAACCGATTCCGTCTACCGCTGGGGCGGCGAGGAGTTCGTGATCCTGCTGCCGCACACGCGGCTGGAAAGCGCGGAGCTGGTGGCGGAAAACCTGCGTACCACGGTAGAGCAGCTGCAGCAGCCCGGGCTGCCCCAGGTCACAGTCAGCATCGGCGTGGCGCAGCACCACGGCGACGAAACGGTGGAAAGCCTGATCAAGCGGGTGGACAACGCGCTGTACCAGGCCAAGTCGCAGGGGCGCAACCGGGTGATCACCGTCTAG
- a CDS encoding hydroxymethylglutaryl-CoA lyase → MTHVKIVEVGPRDGLQNEKHSVSLATKLELIRRLADSGLTCIEAGAFVSPKWVPQMADSLAVLQALDMNAGIDYPVLVPNDKGLDAALEAGVREIAVFGAASEAFSQKNINASIAESLQRFESVMKRALAEGIKVRGYVSCVVGCPYEGEVAPYKVAEVARALYGMGCYEISLGDTIGVGTPNKVTAMLDAVSEVVPVAKLAGHFHDTYGMAIANIHTALQAGLRTFDSSVSGLGGCPYAKGASGNVATEDVVYLLHGLGYHTGVDLDKLAATSWYIAEALVRDPGSRYAKARGYKPA, encoded by the coding sequence ATGACTCACGTCAAGATCGTCGAAGTCGGCCCGCGTGACGGGCTGCAGAACGAAAAGCACAGCGTCAGCCTGGCTACCAAGCTGGAGCTGATCCGCCGCCTGGCCGACAGCGGCCTGACCTGCATCGAGGCCGGCGCCTTCGTGTCGCCCAAATGGGTGCCGCAGATGGCCGACAGCCTGGCCGTGCTGCAGGCGCTGGACATGAATGCCGGCATCGACTACCCGGTGCTGGTGCCCAACGACAAGGGCCTGGATGCGGCGCTGGAAGCCGGCGTGCGCGAGATCGCGGTGTTCGGCGCCGCCAGCGAGGCGTTCAGCCAGAAGAACATCAACGCCAGCATCGCCGAGAGCCTGCAGCGCTTCGAATCGGTGATGAAGCGCGCGCTGGCCGAAGGCATCAAGGTGCGCGGCTATGTGTCCTGCGTGGTGGGCTGCCCGTACGAGGGCGAAGTGGCGCCGTACAAGGTGGCCGAAGTGGCGCGCGCGCTGTACGGCATGGGCTGCTACGAGATTTCGCTGGGCGACACCATAGGCGTGGGTACGCCGAACAAGGTGACGGCGATGCTGGATGCGGTGAGCGAGGTGGTGCCGGTGGCAAAACTGGCCGGCCACTTCCACGACACCTACGGCATGGCCATCGCCAACATCCACACTGCGCTGCAGGCCGGGCTGCGCACTTTCGACAGCTCGGTATCCGGCCTGGGCGGCTGCCCGTATGCCAAGGGCGCCTCCGGCAACGTGGCCACCGAGGACGTGGTGTACCTGCTGCACGGCCTGGGTTACCACACCGGGGTGGACCTGGACAAACTGGCCGCTACCTCGTGGTACATCGCCGAGGCACTGGTGCGCGACCCTGGTTCACGCTATGCCAAGGCGCGCGGTTACAAGCCGGCATGA
- a CDS encoding biotin/lipoyl-containing protein yields MDTGLIARYHDSLLPAPAAPGSEQLALLALGEVLAGAGHDNHAFGALQGWRLNGAQQRRIGFAHGEQRCEVLLQHDGKGFVLDIGGETFHASASLLGSRLAANLGGKQLQATLVRHGLQRVLFADGERIAVDYIDPYAYEEAGVHGETHLKAPMPGRVVALLAESGQTVAKGEPLLILEAMKMEHTIAAPADGKVLAFYFAAGEQVNDGDELVDFEAD; encoded by the coding sequence GTGGACACCGGCCTGATCGCCCGCTACCACGACAGCCTGCTGCCCGCCCCCGCGGCACCGGGCAGCGAACAGCTGGCGCTGCTGGCACTGGGCGAGGTGCTGGCCGGCGCTGGTCACGACAATCACGCCTTCGGCGCGCTGCAGGGCTGGCGCCTGAACGGCGCGCAGCAGCGCCGCATCGGCTTTGCCCACGGCGAGCAGCGCTGCGAAGTGCTGCTGCAGCATGACGGCAAGGGCTTCGTGCTCGATATCGGCGGCGAGACTTTCCATGCTAGCGCCAGCCTGCTCGGCAGCCGGCTTGCGGCCAACCTTGGCGGCAAGCAGCTGCAGGCCACCCTGGTGCGCCACGGCCTGCAGCGCGTGCTGTTTGCCGACGGCGAGCGCATTGCCGTGGACTACATCGACCCTTACGCCTATGAAGAAGCAGGCGTGCACGGCGAGACCCACCTCAAGGCGCCGATGCCGGGCCGCGTGGTGGCCTTGCTGGCCGAAAGCGGCCAGACCGTGGCCAAGGGCGAGCCGCTGCTGATCCTGGAAGCGATGAAGATGGAACACACCATCGCCGCCCCGGCGGACGGCAAGGTGCTGGCCTTCTACTTTGCCGCCGGCGAGCAGGTGAACGACGGCGACGAGCTGGTGGATTTCGAAGCGGATTAA
- a CDS encoding GNAT family N-acetyltransferase yields the protein MLESQTAGHAAELFPLLADPALYAYIDQAPPASLDAFTARLRRLENRCSPDGCEQWLNWAIRLPEQGLAGYVQATVYADASADIAYVVGSRFQRRGIASEACRQMLNRLRAEHGVKRCYATVDRRNQASAALLHKLGFREASSHPHYAIEAGDALYLLEVQT from the coding sequence ATGCTGGAGTCACAGACCGCCGGCCATGCCGCCGAGCTGTTCCCACTACTGGCAGACCCGGCGCTCTACGCCTATATCGACCAGGCACCGCCCGCCAGCCTGGACGCCTTCACGGCGCGGCTGCGCAGGCTGGAAAACCGCTGCTCGCCAGATGGCTGCGAGCAGTGGCTCAACTGGGCGATACGCTTGCCGGAACAGGGGCTGGCCGGCTACGTGCAGGCCACGGTTTATGCCGATGCCAGCGCCGACATTGCCTATGTCGTGGGTAGCCGATTCCAGCGTCGCGGCATCGCCAGCGAGGCCTGCCGTCAGATGTTGAACCGCTTGCGCGCCGAGCATGGCGTCAAGCGCTGCTATGCCACGGTGGATCGCCGCAACCAGGCATCCGCCGCGCTATTGCACAAATTGGGTTTCCGCGAGGCAAGCAGCCATCCCCATTACGCCATCGAGGCGGGTGATGCGCTCTACTTACTGGAGGTGCAGACATGA
- a CDS encoding enoyl-CoA hydratase/isomerase family protein: MSYTTLQIERAGQVATVWMNRPELHNAMNEHLIGDLTAVFRDLNHDDSVRVIVLAGRGKSFSAGADLDWMRRAAGYSEAQNLEDAGKLAAMLKGIYRSKKPVIARIHGAAMAGGTGLTAVCDIAIATEAAKFALTEVRLGLIPATIGPYVADAIGWRQARRYFLTAERIDAATAERIGLVHEVVDEAALDERVAEVAAELCRGGPHALSAAKELLGALRHSSPFADELLSDTAHRIAAIRITEEAREGLTAFFDKRPPRWVKD, encoded by the coding sequence ATGAGCTACACAACACTACAGATCGAACGTGCCGGCCAGGTGGCCACGGTGTGGATGAACCGCCCGGAGCTGCACAATGCGATGAACGAGCACCTGATCGGTGACCTCACCGCAGTGTTCCGCGACCTGAACCACGACGACAGCGTGCGCGTGATCGTGCTGGCCGGGCGCGGCAAGAGCTTTTCCGCCGGCGCCGACCTGGACTGGATGCGCCGCGCCGCCGGCTACAGCGAAGCACAGAACCTGGAAGATGCCGGCAAGCTGGCGGCCATGCTCAAGGGCATCTACCGCAGCAAGAAGCCGGTGATCGCCCGCATCCACGGCGCCGCCATGGCCGGCGGCACCGGGCTTACCGCGGTGTGCGACATCGCCATTGCCACCGAAGCCGCCAAGTTTGCGCTCACCGAAGTGCGCCTGGGGCTGATCCCGGCCACCATCGGCCCCTATGTGGCGGATGCCATCGGCTGGCGCCAGGCGCGCCGCTATTTCCTCACCGCCGAGCGCATCGATGCTGCCACCGCCGAACGCATCGGCCTGGTGCACGAGGTGGTGGACGAAGCCGCGCTGGACGAGCGCGTGGCCGAAGTGGCCGCCGAACTGTGCCGTGGCGGCCCGCACGCGCTGTCCGCCGCCAAAGAGCTGCTGGGCGCGCTGCGCCACAGCTCGCCGTTTGCCGACGAGCTGCTGTCCGACACCGCGCACCGCATCGCCGCCATTCGCATCACCGAGGAAGCGCGCGAAGGCCTGACCGCCTTCTTCGACAAGCGCCCGCCGCGCTGGGTAAAGGACTAA
- a CDS encoding IclR family transcriptional regulator, with translation MELEKDTRRGIQSIEVGGTLLQALVRFGTPMMLKDLAREAGMPPAKAHPYLVSFGKLGLIEQDSVTGLYKLGSFALQMGLTALHELDAIKVASDQAAVLALASQQNVALAVWGNHGPTVVRIQECNRIVHINMRTGSVMSLLDSATGRVFAAYLPAHLSAELLQQELAHKPAAQRPDVAAMLAEVREHGMARAVGYPLAGINALSAPVFDNGGQLALVITTLGPAAEFDPDWHGELACQLRDCAARVSTLLGYRG, from the coding sequence ATGGAACTCGAAAAAGACACTCGCCGCGGCATCCAGTCCATCGAAGTGGGCGGCACGCTGTTGCAAGCCCTGGTGCGCTTCGGCACGCCGATGATGCTGAAAGACCTGGCGCGCGAGGCCGGCATGCCGCCGGCCAAGGCGCATCCCTACCTGGTGAGCTTCGGCAAGCTGGGGCTGATCGAGCAGGACAGCGTTACCGGCCTGTACAAGCTGGGCAGCTTCGCGCTGCAGATGGGGCTGACCGCGCTGCACGAGCTGGACGCCATCAAGGTAGCCAGCGACCAGGCGGCGGTACTGGCGCTGGCGAGCCAGCAGAACGTGGCGCTGGCGGTGTGGGGCAACCACGGGCCCACCGTGGTGCGCATCCAGGAATGCAACCGCATCGTGCACATCAATATGCGCACCGGCAGCGTGATGTCGCTGCTGGATTCCGCCACCGGCCGCGTGTTTGCCGCCTACCTGCCGGCGCACCTCAGTGCCGAACTGCTGCAACAGGAGCTGGCGCACAAGCCGGCGGCGCAGCGCCCGGACGTGGCGGCCATGCTGGCCGAAGTGCGCGAGCACGGCATGGCGCGCGCGGTGGGCTACCCGCTGGCCGGCATCAATGCGCTGTCGGCTCCGGTATTCGACAACGGCGGGCAACTGGCGCTGGTGATCACCACCCTGGGCCCGGCGGCGGAGTTCGACCCCGACTGGCACGGCGAGCTGGCGTGCCAGCTGCGCGACTGCGCGGCCAGGGTCTCCACCCTGCTGGGTTACCGTGGCTAG
- a CDS encoding ABC transporter substrate-binding protein: MRLRPLAALVLACSLPTLAQPEVRLASDDWCPFICASSQQLVGGYLVDASREILENAGYRQVPVFLPLNRAMLMTEQGAIHGVFAPSLDKRLKTSQPLATSRACFYTLADNNWQYRSRDSLKDISLSVIDSYGYDGGSFDQFLAEARMHPRAGIQFRTGDKAGESSVRMLLARRLPVVLEHEAVMSYLLKAIGPDSGKRVRNAGCLDNALPLVIGIGKSIPDADTLLNVINSGIARLHKSGRQRQLMQQYGLLP; encoded by the coding sequence ATGCGATTACGTCCCCTTGCGGCCCTGGTGCTTGCCTGCAGCCTGCCCACCCTCGCCCAGCCGGAAGTCCGGCTGGCGTCCGACGACTGGTGCCCTTTCATCTGCGCCAGCAGCCAGCAGCTGGTCGGCGGCTACCTGGTCGATGCCAGCCGCGAAATTCTGGAGAACGCCGGCTACCGGCAGGTGCCGGTGTTCCTGCCGCTGAACCGCGCCATGTTGATGACGGAACAGGGCGCCATCCACGGCGTGTTTGCCCCCTCGCTGGATAAGCGGCTGAAAACCAGCCAGCCCCTGGCCACCTCCCGCGCCTGCTTCTACACCCTGGCGGACAACAACTGGCAGTACCGCTCCAGGGATTCGCTGAAAGACATCTCCCTGAGCGTGATCGATAGCTACGGCTACGATGGCGGCAGTTTTGACCAGTTTCTGGCCGAGGCCAGGATGCACCCGCGTGCGGGCATCCAGTTCCGCACCGGGGACAAGGCCGGCGAATCCAGCGTGCGGATGCTGCTGGCAAGACGCCTGCCGGTGGTGCTGGAACACGAAGCGGTGATGAGCTACCTGCTCAAGGCCATCGGCCCGGACTCCGGCAAGCGGGTACGCAATGCCGGCTGCCTGGACAACGCCCTGCCGCTGGTGATCGGCATCGGCAAGAGCATCCCCGACGCCGATACGCTGCTGAATGTCATCAATAGCGGCATCGCCCGTTTGCACAAGAGTGGCCGGCAGCGCCAGCTGATGCAGCAATACGGCCTGCTGCCCTGA
- a CDS encoding acetoacetate--CoA ligase produces MQAPDTPLWQPRASRIAASHLAAFGKLAALADNSDYPDYASLWQASVTQPGRFWNHVWDYCGVVGDKGGVALQPGSTMRESRFFPEATLNYAENMLVRRDDTLAVVFWGEDQVKRELSWWELNDLVSRLQQAMRAHGIQPGDRVAGYMPNMPETLAAMLAAASLGAVWTSCSPDFGTDGAIDRFGQTEPRLLFCPDGYFYNGKRIDITDKLQVIMAGLPTVEKLIVVPYTGDSDALAASLPRAVTLDGFVAGLVGSSVRFTRVAFNHPLFILYSSGTTGKPKCIVHGHGGTLLQHLKEHQLHADIHNGDRLFYFTTCGWMMWNWLVSGLASGATLMLFDGSPFAKGGRILWEYAQAYRCSHFGTSAKYIDGLKKIDLQPGRDYDLSCLRAVFSTGSPLVAESFDWVYQAIKADLNLASISGGTDIVSCFALGCATLPVYRGELQCRGLGMAVEIWNDAGKPVRGEKGELVCTQPFPSMPVGFWGDTSGEKYRKAYFERYPATWCHGDYAELTEHDGMVIYGRSDAVLNPGGVRIGTAEIYRQVETFDAVLESIVVGQRWLDDERVVLFVKLRDGSELDAELVARIKDKIKNGASPRHVPAKIIAVADIPKTISGKIVELAVKNVIHNEPVNNLTALANPDALQLYANLPELQF; encoded by the coding sequence ATGCAGGCACCGGATACCCCGCTGTGGCAACCCCGCGCGTCGCGCATCGCCGCCAGCCACCTGGCCGCCTTCGGCAAGCTGGCCGCCCTGGCCGACAATAGCGACTACCCGGACTACGCCAGCCTGTGGCAGGCCAGCGTCACCCAGCCCGGCCGCTTCTGGAACCACGTGTGGGACTACTGCGGCGTGGTGGGCGACAAGGGCGGCGTGGCGCTGCAACCGGGCAGCACCATGCGCGAGTCGCGCTTCTTCCCCGAGGCCACGCTGAACTACGCCGAGAACATGCTGGTGCGCCGCGACGACACGCTGGCGGTGGTGTTCTGGGGCGAGGACCAGGTCAAGCGCGAGCTGAGCTGGTGGGAGCTGAACGACCTGGTATCGCGGCTGCAGCAGGCGATGCGCGCGCACGGCATCCAGCCGGGCGACCGCGTGGCCGGCTACATGCCCAATATGCCGGAAACCCTGGCCGCCATGCTGGCCGCCGCCAGCCTGGGCGCGGTGTGGACCAGCTGCTCGCCGGACTTCGGCACCGACGGCGCCATCGACCGCTTCGGCCAGACCGAGCCGCGGCTGCTGTTCTGCCCGGACGGCTACTTCTACAACGGCAAGCGCATCGACATCACCGACAAGCTGCAGGTGATCATGGCCGGCCTGCCGACGGTGGAAAAACTCATCGTGGTGCCCTACACCGGCGACAGCGACGCCCTGGCCGCCAGCCTGCCGCGCGCCGTGACGCTGGACGGCTTCGTGGCCGGCCTGGTGGGCAGCAGCGTGCGCTTCACCCGTGTGGCGTTCAACCACCCGCTGTTCATCCTGTATTCCAGCGGCACCACCGGCAAGCCCAAGTGCATCGTGCACGGCCACGGCGGCACCCTGCTGCAGCACCTGAAGGAACACCAGCTGCACGCCGACATCCACAACGGCGACCGGCTGTTCTACTTCACCACCTGCGGCTGGATGATGTGGAACTGGCTGGTATCCGGCCTGGCCAGCGGCGCCACGCTGATGCTGTTCGACGGCTCGCCGTTTGCCAAGGGCGGCCGCATCCTGTGGGAATACGCCCAGGCCTACCGCTGCAGCCACTTCGGCACCTCGGCCAAATACATCGACGGCCTGAAGAAGATCGACCTGCAGCCGGGCCGCGACTACGACCTGAGCTGCCTGCGCGCGGTGTTCTCCACCGGCTCGCCGCTGGTGGCGGAAAGCTTCGACTGGGTGTACCAGGCGATCAAGGCCGACCTCAACCTGGCCTCCATCTCCGGCGGCACCGATATCGTGTCCTGCTTCGCGCTGGGCTGCGCCACGCTGCCGGTATACCGCGGCGAGCTGCAATGCCGCGGCCTGGGCATGGCGGTGGAAATCTGGAACGACGCCGGCAAGCCGGTGCGCGGCGAGAAGGGCGAGCTGGTATGCACCCAGCCCTTCCCGTCGATGCCGGTGGGCTTCTGGGGCGACACCAGCGGCGAGAAGTACCGCAAGGCCTATTTCGAGCGCTACCCCGCCACCTGGTGCCACGGCGACTACGCCGAGCTTACCGAACACGACGGCATGGTCATCTACGGCCGTTCCGACGCGGTGCTGAACCCGGGCGGCGTGCGCATCGGCACCGCCGAGATCTACCGCCAGGTGGAAACCTTCGACGCGGTGCTGGAAAGCATCGTGGTAGGCCAGCGCTGGCTGGACGACGAGCGCGTGGTGCTGTTCGTGAAGCTGCGCGACGGCAGCGAACTGGACGCAGAGCTGGTGGCGCGCATCAAGGACAAGATCAAGAACGGCGCCAGCCCGCGCCACGTGCCGGCCAAGATCATCGCCGTGGCCGATATTCCCAAGACCATCAGCGGCAAGATCGTGGAACTGGCAGTAAAGAACGTGATCCACAACGAGCCGGTGAACAACCTCACCGCGCTGGCCAACCCGGACGCGCTGCAGCTATACGCCAACCTGCCGGAGCTGCAGTTCTAA
- a CDS encoding phosphoribosyltransferase, which yields MFIDREHAARELAEALAAYSGKRPLVLGIPRGGVPMARLIADSLGGELDVVLVRKLGAPWSPELAIGAVGESGVLLLDALADSIAADYVAQETARQMAVIRRRRASYTPVRPAIPVAGRLVIVVDDGLATGATMLAALHALRRLRPARLVCAVPVAPPDTLQRVQAVADEVVCLRVSADFSAVGQFYRHFDEVNDEMVLAALASAPPDHPR from the coding sequence ATGTTTATCGACAGGGAGCACGCGGCCCGCGAACTGGCCGAGGCGCTGGCAGCCTACAGCGGCAAGCGGCCGCTGGTGCTGGGCATACCGCGCGGCGGCGTGCCGATGGCGCGGCTGATTGCCGACAGCCTGGGCGGCGAGCTGGACGTGGTGCTGGTGCGCAAGCTGGGGGCGCCGTGGTCGCCTGAGCTGGCCATCGGCGCGGTGGGCGAAAGCGGCGTACTGCTGCTGGACGCCCTGGCCGACAGCATCGCCGCGGACTACGTGGCGCAGGAAACCGCGCGCCAGATGGCGGTGATACGCCGCCGCCGCGCCAGCTACACCCCGGTACGGCCGGCGATTCCCGTGGCCGGCCGGCTGGTGATCGTGGTCGATGATGGCCTGGCCACCGGCGCCACCATGTTGGCCGCATTGCATGCGCTGCGCCGGCTGCGGCCGGCCCGGCTGGTGTGCGCGGTGCCGGTGGCACCGCCCGACACCCTGCAACGGGTGCAGGCCGTTGCTGACGAAGTGGTATGTCTGCGGGTATCGGCGGACTTTTCCGCCGTCGGCCAGTTCTACCGCCATTTCGACGAGGTCAACGACGAGATGGTGCTGGCGGCGCTGGCAAGCGCGCCGCCGGATCATCCCCGCTGA
- a CDS encoding LuxR C-terminal-related transcriptional regulator — protein MLDDRLTYTEAGELVTSLGTSGFPGSMWSWLRRSIDPDCYHSVALRYRRAAGSRHIENVDVIFHAGNLDPATTRLALELYADKGEWKSDSLRPHIERVIEPQLVNITSLPLASSEYTQLIDKAMLGESCTLLGCDPFHVYEFSIFRHRHACRYSLAELSRLRRMCDFLMPMLIQHSRLAAPASAQAAAPIQQKFERKLISHAIALSKRERDVCIAILQNQSIADIASHMALGQCSIRTYLNRALEKIGVCGKSALFAWSVADN, from the coding sequence ATGCTCGACGATCGCTTGACGTACACCGAGGCCGGAGAGCTGGTCACCAGCCTGGGCACCAGCGGCTTTCCCGGCAGCATGTGGTCCTGGCTACGGCGCAGTATCGACCCGGACTGTTACCACTCGGTGGCACTGCGCTACCGCCGCGCTGCCGGCAGCCGGCATATCGAAAACGTCGACGTGATTTTCCATGCCGGCAACCTCGACCCGGCCACCACCCGACTGGCGCTGGAGCTGTATGCCGACAAGGGGGAATGGAAGTCCGACTCGCTGCGGCCGCATATCGAACGCGTCATCGAGCCGCAGCTGGTCAACATCACCAGCCTGCCGCTGGCATCCAGCGAATACACCCAGCTGATCGACAAGGCCATGCTGGGCGAATCGTGCACGCTGCTGGGCTGCGATCCTTTCCATGTCTACGAGTTCAGCATCTTCCGCCACCGCCATGCCTGCCGCTATTCGCTGGCGGAATTGAGCCGCCTGCGCCGCATGTGCGACTTCCTGATGCCGATGCTGATCCAGCACAGCCGCCTGGCCGCGCCGGCTTCCGCCCAGGCCGCCGCGCCGATCCAGCAGAAGTTCGAGCGCAAGCTGATCAGCCACGCCATTGCGCTATCCAAGCGCGAGCGCGACGTGTGCATCGCCATCCTGCAGAACCAGTCCATTGCCGACATCGCCAGCCACATGGCGCTGGGCCAGTGCAGCATCCGCACCTACCTGAACCGCGCGCTGGAAAAAATCGGCGTCTGCGGCAAGAGCGCGCTGTTTGCCTGGAGCGTGGCCGACAACTAG
- a CDS encoding VOC family protein encodes MLISKIHHVAYRCKDAKETVEWYVKHLDMKFVLAIAENEVPSTKAPDPYMHVFLDAGQGNILAFFELPTRPDMGRDPNTPTWVQHLALEVDSMDTLLATKARLQAAGIDVIGPTDHTIFQSIYFFDPNGHRLELACNTASPKMMQMLDDVKWDMLNEWAVTKKAPQHARWMHDGSYKEQN; translated from the coding sequence ATGCTGATCAGCAAAATTCACCACGTGGCCTATCGCTGCAAGGATGCGAAGGAAACCGTGGAGTGGTACGTAAAACACCTGGACATGAAATTCGTGCTGGCCATCGCCGAGAACGAAGTGCCGTCCACCAAGGCGCCGGACCCGTACATGCACGTGTTCCTGGACGCAGGCCAGGGTAATATCCTGGCCTTCTTCGAGCTGCCCACCCGCCCCGATATGGGCCGCGACCCGAACACCCCGACCTGGGTGCAGCACCTGGCGCTGGAGGTGGACAGCATGGACACGCTGCTGGCCACCAAGGCGCGGCTGCAGGCGGCCGGCATCGACGTGATCGGCCCCACCGACCACACCATTTTCCAGTCGATCTATTTCTTCGACCCCAACGGTCACCGCCTGGAGCTGGCCTGCAACACCGCCTCCCCGAAAATGATGCAGATGCTCGATGACGTGAAATGGGACATGCTTAACGAATGGGCAGTCACCAAGAAAGCGCCGCAGCACGCGCGCTGGATGCACGACGGCAGCTACAAGGAGCAAAACTGA
- a CDS encoding fumarylacetoacetate hydrolase family protein, translated as MKLATLNHGGRDGTLVVVNRALTRYCNAGHIAATLQAALDNWHDCAPQLAAVYEQLNAGTAANMQPFDQHLCASPLPRAYQWADGSAYINHVELVRKARGAELPASFHTDPLMYQGGSDRFIGPRDEVVAAESWGIDFEAEVAVVTGDVALGASVEDCAQAIRLVMLVNDVSLRNLIPNELAKGFGFFQSKPASAFSPVAVTPDELGSAWHDNKLHLPLVVALNGTVFGQPNAGVDMTFNFAQLVAHVAKTRELGAGSIIGSGTVSNKQGDLWGSSVENGGVGYCCLAEVRMYETIEQGQPRTSFMKHGDRVHIEMFDAAGHSIFGAIDNTVRAIPG; from the coding sequence ATGAAACTCGCCACCCTGAACCACGGCGGCCGCGACGGCACGCTGGTTGTTGTCAACCGCGCCCTGACCCGCTACTGCAATGCGGGCCATATCGCCGCCACCCTGCAGGCAGCGCTGGACAACTGGCATGACTGTGCGCCGCAACTGGCCGCGGTATACGAACAGCTCAACGCCGGCACGGCGGCCAATATGCAGCCCTTTGACCAGCACCTGTGCGCCAGCCCGCTGCCGCGTGCCTACCAGTGGGCGGACGGCTCGGCCTACATCAACCACGTGGAGCTGGTGCGCAAGGCGCGCGGCGCCGAACTGCCGGCCAGCTTCCACACCGACCCGCTGATGTACCAGGGCGGCTCCGACCGCTTCATCGGCCCGCGTGACGAAGTCGTCGCCGCCGAAAGCTGGGGCATCGATTTCGAGGCCGAGGTGGCGGTAGTCACCGGTGACGTGGCGCTGGGCGCCAGCGTGGAAGACTGCGCCCAGGCCATTCGCCTGGTGATGCTGGTGAACGACGTGAGCCTGCGCAACCTGATTCCGAACGAGCTGGCCAAGGGCTTCGGCTTCTTCCAGAGCAAGCCGGCGTCGGCGTTCTCGCCGGTGGCGGTAACGCCGGACGAGCTGGGCAGTGCCTGGCACGACAACAAGCTGCACCTGCCGCTGGTGGTGGCGCTGAACGGCACCGTGTTCGGCCAGCCCAATGCCGGCGTGGACATGACCTTCAACTTCGCGCAGCTGGTGGCACACGTGGCCAAGACCCGCGAACTGGGCGCCGGCTCCATCATCGGCAGCGGCACGGTGTCCAACAAGCAGGGCGACCTGTGGGGCTCCAGCGTGGAAAACGGCGGCGTGGGCTACTGCTGCCTGGCCGAAGTGCGCATGTACGAGACCATCGAGCAGGGCCAGCCGCGTACCTCGTTCATGAAACACGGCGACCGCGTGCACATCGAGATGTTCGATGCCGCCGGCCACAGCATCTTTGGCGCCATCGACAACACCGTGCGCGCCATTCCCGGCTGA